In Deferribacter desulfuricans SSM1, the following are encoded in one genomic region:
- a CDS encoding PAQR family membrane homeostasis protein TrhA has protein sequence MTAKIRDPINSFTHFIGTIFSFFAFYILMSKSTTISQYISFTIYVLGMFASFTSSAIYHAYYGDEKVIFKLRKLDHVMIYVFIASTYTPVTILVLGGKLKWLMLFSIWAIAFVGFLLEFKFKELPRYFSTLLYVIMGWIAIFAIKPLYRALEFNHFMLLVYGGIFYTIGALIYATKKPNFFKFIGFHEIFHIFVLLGSFMHFLFMLNLV, from the coding sequence ATGACTGCAAAGATTAGAGATCCAATAAACAGTTTTACACATTTTATCGGTACAATATTTAGTTTTTTTGCATTTTATATTTTAATGTCTAAAAGTACCACAATATCTCAATATATCTCTTTTACAATCTATGTATTAGGTATGTTTGCAAGTTTTACTTCAAGTGCTATTTATCACGCTTATTATGGTGATGAAAAAGTTATATTTAAATTGAGGAAACTTGATCATGTAATGATTTATGTATTTATAGCTTCTACTTATACACCTGTTACCATCTTAGTTTTAGGAGGAAAATTAAAATGGTTAATGCTATTTTCAATCTGGGCTATTGCCTTTGTTGGTTTTTTATTAGAATTTAAATTTAAAGAGCTTCCTAGATATTTTTCAACACTGCTGTATGTAATAATGGGTTGGATTGCAATATTTGCGATAAAACCACTTTATAGGGCTCTTGAGTTTAATCATTTTATGTTGCTGGTATATGGAGGAATATTTTATACAATTGGAGCACTTATTTATGCCACAAAAAAACCTAATTTTTTTAAATTCATAGGTTTTCATGAGATTTTTCATATATTTGTACTATTAGGCAGTTTTATGCACTTTCTTTTTATGTTAAATCTAGTATAA
- a CDS encoding peptidylprolyl isomerase: protein MKRSIILGFLLAIFIVSFAFAEEKVAAKVNGKAIYESEVNTVIAELLLKNGIAPSSVDFNNPQLVEIKKKILEQLIDREVLAQHSKTFTYKGIENDVNKKLDELKSGFKTDKEYKDALQKNNLTETELKEKIKKNILVKKQLDSYKSKITVSEQEKKDFYNKNKDKFVIKDSVHVKHIVLLTGDKRSDEEAKKLIDKIYSELKKGVNFEDLAKKYSEDGSAKMGGDLGYITRGKVVPEFEKVAFETEVGKISKPFKSQFGYHILKVVDKKKGKKLSYDEVKDQITKILSDQKLETMIKSNIENWKKQDKIERYL, encoded by the coding sequence ATGAAAAGAAGTATCATTTTAGGATTTTTATTGGCAATCTTTATTGTTTCTTTTGCTTTTGCAGAAGAGAAGGTTGCAGCAAAAGTCAATGGAAAGGCAATTTATGAGTCAGAAGTAAATACTGTTATTGCAGAGCTTTTATTGAAAAATGGAATAGCACCAAGTAGCGTGGATTTTAACAATCCTCAGTTAGTTGAAATTAAGAAAAAGATATTGGAACAACTTATTGATAGAGAAGTTTTAGCTCAGCATTCTAAAACATTTACTTACAAAGGTATTGAAAATGATGTTAATAAAAAACTAGATGAACTCAAATCAGGGTTTAAAACTGATAAAGAGTATAAAGATGCTTTACAAAAAAACAACCTAACGGAAACTGAATTAAAAGAAAAAATAAAAAAGAATATTTTAGTAAAAAAACAGCTTGATTCATATAAATCTAAAATCACTGTAAGTGAACAAGAGAAAAAAGATTTTTATAATAAAAATAAAGATAAATTTGTGATTAAAGATAGTGTACATGTTAAACATATTGTGTTGTTAACTGGCGATAAAAGAAGTGATGAAGAAGCAAAAAAACTTATCGATAAAATTTATAGTGAACTTAAAAAAGGTGTAAACTTTGAAGATTTAGCTAAAAAGTACTCTGAAGATGGTTCTGCAAAAATGGGCGGTGATCTCGGTTATATTACTAGAGGTAAGGTTGTACCAGAATTTGAAAAAGTTGCTTTTGAAACTGAAGTGGGTAAAATTAGTAAACCTTTTAAATCCCAATTTGGTTACCACATATTAAAGGTTGTCGATAAGAAAAAAGGGAAAAAACTATCTTATGATGAGGTTAAAGATCAAATAACTAAAATTTTGAGTGATCAGAAATTGGAAACCATGATTAAAAGTAATATAGAAAATTGGAAAAAACAGGATAAAATCGAAAGGTATTTATGA
- a CDS encoding DUF6701 domain-containing protein, translating into MNRNIPILKLILIVLFSLIYNLNNVFSYDYEVTAANNLTCAGSRTNQDLNCNAGEFTTIVDILTTGKSTTCVEGQSLSIDIILTLKDNKAERYDIGFFVGENNNDPRLQTGQCSVATFDSNQRIFDSWIDVDHDSCSDFEKNGNSTVKVNNVIVSCIDNDGDGSLDVPYTVVYQQNKNNSLNCSGPQNVSSGSKSKCNFGYAAINDIIVLPKPIADYYFDECSWDGTPGEVKDSSGNNHNATAQNNANVIDNITAGGGIYRVANFNGKYITIDEPFQLPANYTTTFWLKFPLIGSQSQYTYQGYKVYIIGSVEGTGDIGFFMKDNNGNYRFAVYDNNGNVKEIDLPSLSDGWHFFAIKVENDKTKLYIDGNSQEYSVNIATYGALSIIGSSTDFTKDETIGNYMDEFKIFDSLLTQNQIEAIYNNEKAGKNWDGTEREPINCTCTPEYDGIVTPIEFEGGRFTTTNTYNNKTWDHITFQKPFREPPAVFVVIDKTGGHAASARMKNITKTGFDITIVEPPGYDGPHISQSLSYLAINKGVHKLGNQYIEVGEINTKKVQGKYTPNGSIIGWEKVTTKVNFCDPAVVANIQTLNNLNSSDPQKQPPYKALIPWSTAVIDNITSNSFNLALDMSETNDGLINKDETVAYMVSEGNIQDSFVDDDNNTILYETIKTQPYFEGWSNNCNTVSFKNNYSKTPLIAGWKNSRKEDDGGWFRICSLDKNKVGFVVDEDKDHDSERSHIKESGSIFVFSDNFVKREIILDHYLIEHDGVGLTCQPEKVTIKACTDNATSCTEYTSTTDVTLNYNSTPQNYSFTGETKADVIHHDAGTITLSLTNMNPIATNGYKCYNTTTGLDSCDITFYDSGFIFDIKNTYSYKPQDVTIKAVRKDDQTQACVPAFQNTSLDINFTFDNLSANPTNTAPEIDNITLPNNITLNFDNNGAAIFNVVYKEAGKLSFTATYDNGTVYAVGSDTAVFKPFGFYVYTTDNNWQADNGANSTVFKKAGENFNLTVKAVGWQSDTDTDLSDNPVTKNYQENNIPVTHTLVAPSGGNNGTIGVTSLDFTNGITSIANQTFSEVGIIKFTVTDNDFLGAGSITGTSANIGRFIPDHFIIKSKTNGVLNDNGNFIYTGQTVTYLTKPEFIIEAQNKDNQTTKNYSGDFFKLDIGGISIIDPTTDDKTTGNDGNLLSVNINRAIATFTINNDGSATYTFGDDNITYIRDNNSKVAPFIPQLTFKINSIIDNDSVSGINLPDNISVTGSEMRYGRLKIYDNYGPETEDLELDIETQYWDGKYWVLNTDDSHYSLSINDFKLDNYTDKLNSGNSLIDNVTGISEGKGSLHLTTPGENNYGTVDICIDTSSIIYNYLNDNESCGTATFGIYRGRDIIIDWQEIPPQ; encoded by the coding sequence ATGAATAGAAATATTCCTATACTCAAATTGATTTTAATAGTACTTTTTTCGCTTATTTATAACTTAAACAATGTTTTTTCATATGATTACGAAGTAACTGCAGCTAATAATCTTACTTGTGCTGGTTCAAGAACTAACCAAGATTTGAATTGTAATGCTGGTGAATTTACAACTATTGTTGATATATTGACAACTGGAAAATCTACTACTTGTGTAGAAGGACAATCATTATCAATTGATATAATATTAACACTAAAAGATAATAAAGCTGAAAGGTATGATATTGGTTTTTTTGTAGGAGAAAATAATAATGACCCTAGATTGCAAACTGGTCAATGCTCGGTTGCAACATTTGATAGTAATCAAAGAATATTTGACTCATGGATTGATGTGGATCATGATAGCTGTAGTGATTTTGAAAAAAACGGCAATTCTACTGTAAAAGTAAATAATGTCATTGTAAGTTGTATAGACAATGATGGAGATGGTTCATTAGATGTTCCGTATACTGTAGTGTACCAACAGAATAAAAATAATTCACTTAACTGTTCAGGACCTCAAAATGTATCTAGTGGTTCGAAATCTAAATGTAATTTTGGTTATGCAGCAATAAATGATATTATAGTCTTACCAAAACCAATTGCTGACTACTACTTTGATGAATGTAGCTGGGATGGAACACCTGGTGAAGTAAAAGATAGTAGTGGAAATAACCATAATGCCACTGCACAAAATAATGCAAATGTTATAGATAATATAACTGCAGGTGGAGGAATTTACCGAGTTGCAAACTTCAATGGAAAATACATTACAATTGATGAGCCCTTTCAACTTCCTGCAAATTATACAACTACATTTTGGTTAAAATTCCCATTGATAGGAAGCCAAAGTCAATATACTTATCAAGGATATAAAGTTTATATCATTGGGAGTGTTGAAGGTACTGGAGATATAGGTTTTTTTATGAAAGATAATAATGGGAATTATAGATTTGCCGTTTATGATAATAATGGTAATGTAAAAGAAATTGATTTACCTTCTTTAAGCGATGGCTGGCATTTTTTTGCTATAAAAGTAGAAAACGATAAAACAAAATTATACATTGACGGAAATTCACAAGAATATAGTGTTAATATTGCAACATATGGAGCTTTATCAATTATTGGTAGCTCAACTGACTTTACTAAAGATGAAACGATCGGAAACTATATGGATGAATTTAAAATTTTTGACAGCTTATTAACTCAAAATCAAATTGAAGCAATTTATAACAATGAAAAAGCTGGAAAAAATTGGGATGGAACGGAAAGAGAACCTATAAATTGTACCTGTACTCCTGAATATGATGGAATTGTAACACCAATTGAATTTGAAGGGGGTAGATTTACAACGACTAACACATATAATAATAAAACTTGGGATCATATAACATTTCAAAAACCTTTTAGAGAACCACCAGCTGTCTTTGTCGTTATAGATAAAACTGGAGGTCATGCCGCAAGCGCTAGAATGAAAAACATAACCAAAACAGGTTTTGATATAACAATTGTAGAACCCCCAGGGTATGATGGCCCACATATTTCCCAATCACTTAGCTATTTAGCAATAAACAAAGGTGTTCATAAGTTAGGTAATCAATATATAGAAGTTGGTGAAATAAATACTAAAAAAGTTCAAGGGAAATATACACCAAATGGAAGTATAATCGGGTGGGAAAAAGTTACTACTAAAGTAAACTTTTGTGATCCTGCTGTTGTTGCTAATATACAAACATTAAACAACTTAAATAGTTCTGATCCTCAAAAACAACCACCATATAAAGCATTAATTCCTTGGTCAACAGCAGTCATTGACAATATCACTTCCAACTCTTTTAATTTAGCATTAGACATGAGTGAAACAAATGATGGATTAATTAACAAAGATGAAACTGTAGCATACATGGTTTCGGAAGGAAATATTCAGGACTCTTTTGTAGATGATGATAATAACACAATTCTATATGAAACTATTAAAACACAACCATATTTTGAAGGATGGAGTAATAACTGTAATACAGTAAGCTTCAAAAATAATTATTCTAAAACGCCTTTAATAGCTGGATGGAAGAATAGCAGAAAGGAAGATGATGGAGGATGGTTTAGAATATGCTCGCTGGATAAAAATAAAGTTGGTTTTGTTGTGGATGAAGACAAAGATCATGACTCTGAACGCTCCCATATTAAAGAATCAGGTAGTATTTTTGTATTTAGTGATAATTTCGTAAAAAGAGAAATTATCTTAGATCATTATCTAATTGAGCATGATGGGGTCGGACTTACATGTCAACCAGAAAAAGTGACAATAAAAGCATGTACAGACAATGCAACTTCTTGTACTGAATATACTTCAACTACAGATGTAACACTTAATTACAATTCTACACCACAAAACTATTCTTTTACAGGGGAAACAAAAGCTGATGTAATCCATCATGATGCAGGGACAATTACTCTTTCTTTGACAAATATGAATCCTATAGCAACAAATGGTTATAAATGCTACAATACTACAACAGGTTTAGATTCTTGCGATATAACTTTCTACGATTCAGGGTTTATTTTTGATATTAAAAATACATATTCCTATAAACCTCAAGATGTGACAATTAAGGCTGTGCGTAAAGATGACCAAACCCAAGCCTGTGTGCCTGCTTTTCAAAATACAAGCCTTGATATTAATTTTACATTTGATAATTTGAGTGCAAATCCAACAAATACTGCCCCTGAAATAGATAATATTACACTTCCTAATAACATCACACTTAATTTTGATAACAATGGGGCAGCCATTTTTAATGTTGTTTACAAAGAGGCTGGTAAATTAAGTTTTACAGCTACTTATGATAATGGAACTGTTTATGCTGTTGGCTCTGATACAGCGGTTTTTAAGCCATTTGGTTTTTATGTTTATACTACTGATAATAACTGGCAAGCTGATAATGGTGCAAATAGTACAGTATTCAAAAAAGCAGGTGAAAATTTCAATTTAACTGTGAAAGCGGTAGGTTGGCAAAGTGATACTGATACAGATTTATCAGATAACCCTGTAACTAAGAATTATCAAGAAAATAATATACCTGTAACTCATACATTAGTTGCACCTTCTGGTGGTAATAATGGAACAATTGGTGTTACATCTCTTGATTTTACAAATGGAATAACTTCAATTGCTAATCAAACTTTTAGTGAAGTAGGAATAATTAAATTTACTGTCACTGACAATGATTTTCTCGGTGCAGGTAGTATTACTGGCACAAGTGCAAACATAGGTAGATTTATACCAGATCACTTTATTATTAAATCAAAAACCAATGGTGTTTTAAATGATAATGGAAACTTTATATATACTGGACAAACGGTAACTTACTTGACTAAACCAGAATTTATTATTGAAGCACAAAATAAAGACAATCAAACAACTAAAAATTATAGTGGTGATTTTTTTAAATTAGATATTGGTGGAATAAGTATAATCGATCCTACAACTGATGATAAAACTACTGGCAATGATGGTAATCTACTATCAGTAAATATTAATAGAGCAATTGCTACATTTACCATTAATAACGATGGTTCAGCAACTTATACCTTTGGAGATGATAATATTACTTATATAAGAGATAATAATTCTAAGGTTGCACCATTTATTCCTCAACTTACTTTTAAAATAAATAGCATTATAGATAATGATAGCGTATCTGGCATAAACCTCCCAGACAATATTTCTGTGACTGGTAGTGAAATGAGATACGGCAGATTAAAAATTTATGATAATTATGGCCCAGAAACCGAAGATTTAGAATTAGATATAGAAACCCAGTATTGGGATGGGAAATATTGGGTATTAAATACTGATGATTCACACTACAGTTTAAGTATTAATGATTTTAAATTGGACAATTACACCGACAAATTAAATAGCGGAAACTCTTTAATAGACAATGTAACTGGCATAAGTGAAGGTAAAGGTAGCTTACACTTAACTACACCTGGTGAGAATAATTATGGAACTGTTGATATTTGCATTGATACTTCATCTATTATTTATAACTATTTGAATGATAACGAATCTTGTGGTACAGCAACATTTGGTATTTATAGAGGTAGAGATATAATAATAGATTGGCAGGAAATACCACCACAGTAA
- a CDS encoding RsmB/NOP family class I SAM-dependent RNA methyltransferase, protein MNFSEQISELLKKIYHEKLVARIAVDKFIRNLNINSKQRKEILDFIYDCIRFIGFVKNHDFKITKEQLDEIKNNLILDESSFVNILGFNEEISKLILDSIPIDDFSLFLERAPLTIRANMIKTTREKLLIEFENKFKKYKTITTQFSPYGLTVDSHINVRVMEKFKKGFFEIQDEASQLITFLLPIIPGNNILDICAGTGGKSLAIASHFYNSINIEAFDIDKNRLQKLAKRSKIADAKIKIIKKPKTNFYDAVLIDAPCSGLGTLRRDVDLNIRTTPRSLKKVLNLQRTIFNKAVESAKNGGYIIYVTCSFLKEENEKQVEYFLENHKNIKLINISNILTDNHFNTFIHNQFFKTSPKINGMDSFFGAVFQKTH, encoded by the coding sequence ATGAATTTTTCAGAACAAATTTCAGAGCTTTTAAAAAAGATTTATCATGAAAAATTAGTAGCTCGTATTGCTGTTGATAAATTTATAAGAAATCTCAATATAAACTCAAAACAGAGAAAAGAAATTTTAGATTTTATATACGATTGTATAAGATTTATCGGTTTTGTTAAAAACCATGACTTTAAAATAACTAAAGAGCAGCTTGATGAGATTAAAAACAATTTAATCTTAGATGAAAGTTCATTTGTAAATATTCTTGGATTTAATGAAGAAATATCAAAACTTATTTTAGACAGCATACCAATTGATGATTTTTCACTTTTCTTAGAGCGTGCACCTCTTACAATCAGGGCAAACATGATAAAAACCACCAGAGAAAAACTTTTAATAGAATTCGAGAACAAATTTAAAAAATATAAGACAATTACGACACAATTTTCACCATATGGTTTAACTGTAGATAGTCATATCAATGTCAGAGTTATGGAAAAATTTAAAAAAGGTTTTTTCGAAATTCAGGATGAAGCAAGCCAACTCATCACATTTCTTTTACCGATAATACCAGGTAATAATATTTTAGATATTTGTGCTGGTACAGGTGGAAAGTCTCTGGCAATTGCTTCTCATTTTTACAACTCTATAAACATTGAAGCTTTTGATATAGATAAAAATAGATTACAAAAATTAGCTAAAAGAAGTAAAATTGCTGATGCAAAAATAAAAATTATCAAAAAGCCAAAAACAAACTTTTATGATGCAGTATTAATAGATGCGCCCTGCTCTGGCTTGGGAACTTTAAGAAGAGATGTAGATTTAAATATCAGAACCACACCAAGGTCATTAAAAAAGGTTTTAAATCTTCAAAGAACTATTTTTAACAAAGCTGTTGAATCGGCAAAAAATGGAGGATACATAATTTATGTAACCTGTAGTTTTCTAAAAGAAGAAAATGAAAAACAGGTGGAATACTTTTTGGAAAATCATAAAAACATTAAGTTAATAAATATATCCAATATTTTAACTGACAATCATTTTAACACATTTATTCATAATCAATTTTTCAAGACTTCACCAAAAATAAACGGTATGGACTCATTTTTCGGAGCAGTTTTCCAAAAAACTCATTAG
- a CDS encoding GGDEF domain-containing protein — MSFYAYNDGLNNKCEKFLSDIGCKIIAEVDNLLNIKDSIIFVSIKQSGLFSTLLRHDNDIFVIYDDDFIDKEIKEMMAQKVVLVHEKFFYLDDSKLFMNSILNMLKNKNKKINEIYDNVFDLAFASTYVLEEKEKMEDLVNKDNLTNLYNHSFFQKKLREYFTLAKKTNKIFNVAILDIDFFKKVNDTYGHLAGDKVLKDFAKILKENTRKTDIVARYGGEEFGIIIPDCDKTCTEKVLEKIKDVVTNHIFEFEDYKIKITFSAGFTEYNDKYKSAKEMLANADIGLYMSKNSGRNRFTFVE; from the coding sequence ATGAGCTTTTATGCGTATAATGATGGACTAAATAATAAATGTGAAAAATTTTTATCTGATATAGGATGTAAAATTATTGCGGAAGTTGATAACCTTTTAAATATAAAAGATAGTATAATATTTGTGAGTATAAAACAAAGTGGTTTATTTTCTACTTTATTAAGGCATGATAATGATATCTTTGTTATTTATGATGATGATTTCATAGATAAAGAGATAAAAGAAATGATGGCACAGAAGGTTGTATTAGTCCACGAAAAGTTTTTTTATTTAGATGATTCAAAGTTATTTATGAATTCTATTCTAAATATGCTAAAAAATAAAAATAAAAAAATAAATGAGATTTATGATAATGTTTTTGACCTTGCATTCGCATCTACATATGTCCTTGAAGAAAAAGAAAAAATGGAAGATCTTGTAAATAAAGATAATTTAACAAACCTATACAATCATTCTTTTTTTCAAAAAAAATTACGTGAGTATTTTACCTTAGCCAAAAAGACTAATAAAATTTTTAATGTTGCGATTCTTGATATAGATTTTTTCAAAAAAGTAAATGATACATATGGACATCTTGCAGGAGACAAAGTTTTAAAAGATTTTGCAAAAATACTCAAAGAAAACACGAGGAAAACAGATATTGTGGCAAGATATGGTGGGGAAGAGTTTGGAATAATAATTCCAGATTGTGATAAAACTTGTACAGAAAAAGTATTAGAAAAAATCAAAGATGTAGTAACAAATCATATTTTTGAATTTGAAGATTACAAAATAAAAATAACCTTTAGCGCTGGTTTTACTGAATATAATGACAAATATAAATCAGCAAAAGAAATGTTAGCAAATGCAGATATTGGACTTTATATGAGTAAAAATTCTGGTAGGAATAGATTTACCTTTGTTGAATAA
- the lysS gene encoding lysine--tRNA ligase, translating to MDNHRFEKLNELKQMGINPYISSFKVTNKISDIKKAYINTSSAELLDKKYRVTVAGRVMAIREFGKAAFLNIKDRSGSIQVYIAKKELSEQEYEIFKKTDIGDFIGVSGYLFKTKTGELTVLAETYKILTKALRDLPEKWHGLKDVEKRYRQRYVDLIVNDEIRELFILRSKIIQRMRQFFIENEFIEVETPMMQPIAGGATARPFITHHNALDMTLYLRIAPELYLKRLVIGGLERVFEINRNFRNEGISTKHNPEFTMVEWYMAYADYYDQMAFTENMLYTIAKDVLGKTTITFGEYEIDLTPPWDKLTLEDSIEKYTDIKKDDLKDFDSAKQVAKNLEIKLEKNWGRGKIVLEIFEKTVEHKLIQPTFIIDYPKEVSPLAKSKFDNPDVTERFELFIAGMEVANGFNELNDPIDQKERFEKQVEAKEAGDEEAHMMDHDYIRALEYGLPPTAGQGLGVDRLVMLFTNKNSIREVILFPHMRPEDI from the coding sequence ATGGACAATCATCGTTTTGAAAAATTAAATGAGTTAAAACAGATGGGGATAAACCCATACATCAGCTCTTTTAAAGTTACTAATAAAATTTCTGATATAAAAAAGGCATATATAAACACATCTTCTGCTGAGCTTTTGGATAAAAAATATAGAGTTACTGTTGCTGGACGTGTAATGGCAATTAGAGAGTTTGGGAAGGCAGCGTTTCTAAATATAAAAGACAGAAGTGGAAGTATCCAAGTTTATATTGCAAAAAAAGAGTTAAGTGAACAGGAATATGAAATTTTCAAAAAAACAGATATAGGAGATTTTATTGGAGTTTCAGGATATCTCTTTAAAACCAAGACAGGTGAGCTCACTGTTTTGGCCGAAACCTATAAAATACTTACAAAGGCTTTGAGAGACCTGCCTGAAAAATGGCATGGTTTAAAAGATGTAGAAAAGAGATACAGACAAAGATATGTTGATTTAATAGTAAATGATGAAATTAGAGAACTTTTTATTTTAAGGAGTAAAATAATCCAGAGGATGAGACAGTTTTTTATTGAAAATGAGTTTATTGAAGTAGAAACACCTATGATGCAGCCTATAGCTGGTGGAGCTACTGCAAGACCTTTTATCACTCATCACAATGCATTGGATATGACCCTTTACTTAAGAATAGCTCCTGAATTGTATCTTAAAAGGCTTGTAATTGGTGGTCTAGAAAGGGTTTTTGAAATAAACAGAAATTTTAGAAATGAGGGTATTTCTACAAAACATAATCCAGAATTTACTATGGTAGAATGGTATATGGCCTATGCTGATTATTATGATCAGATGGCTTTTACCGAAAATATGCTTTATACAATTGCAAAAGATGTTCTCGGTAAAACAACCATCACTTTTGGAGAATACGAAATTGATTTAACACCACCATGGGATAAGCTGACTTTAGAAGATTCTATTGAAAAATATACAGATATTAAAAAAGATGATTTAAAAGATTTTGATAGTGCTAAACAAGTAGCAAAAAATCTTGAAATTAAGCTTGAAAAAAACTGGGGTAGAGGCAAAATTGTATTAGAAATTTTTGAAAAAACTGTAGAACACAAATTAATTCAACCTACTTTCATAATTGATTACCCAAAAGAGGTTTCACCTCTTGCAAAATCAAAATTTGATAATCCAGATGTTACAGAAAGATTTGAATTGTTTATTGCAGGCATGGAAGTTGCAAACGGATTTAACGAGCTAAATGATCCAATAGATCAAAAAGAGCGGTTTGAAAAGCAGGTAGAAGCAAAAGAAGCTGGTGATGAAGAAGCTCATATGATGGATCATGATTATATTAGAGCCCTTGAGTATGGCTTACCTCCTACAGCTGGACAGGGTTTAGGAGTGGATAGGCTTGTTATGTTGTTCACAAATAAAAATTCTATTAGAGAAGTTATTCTCTTTCCACATATGAGACCAGAAGATATATGA
- the mnmA gene encoding tRNA 2-thiouridine(34) synthase MnmA, protein MKDKIIVAMSGGVDSSVAAYKMLKEGFDVVGVTLKLFDSENTEKMIADAESVAKLLGIKWCVADYSSYFKDVISYFINSYRKGETPNPCAYCNKTAKFVYLFNEMQKNNAKYIATGHYAKIIEKNGKKYIGKATNLQKDQSYYLALLDSFQISLLKFPLSEIDSKDETRQIAKEIGLPVSEKKDSQEVCFLCGRNYREFLSEKVDSKRFKKGYMIYNGKKLREHEGVEFYTVGQRRGLGLNYHEPLYVKEIDAKKGNIYLAKKEEVVKRGVKLRDVNMVDDRLRVFKAKAKIRYRMNEEDCLVEILPESKALILFEKPQFAPTKGQLAAIYLDDIVVGGGFIYETF, encoded by the coding sequence ATGAAGGACAAAATAATAGTTGCAATGAGTGGTGGAGTTGATAGCTCAGTTGCTGCATATAAAATGTTGAAAGAAGGGTTTGATGTTGTTGGTGTCACATTAAAATTATTTGACAGTGAAAACACAGAAAAAATGATTGCAGATGCAGAATCAGTGGCAAAATTACTTGGAATAAAATGGTGTGTTGCTGATTACAGTAGCTATTTTAAAGATGTAATTTCTTATTTTATCAATAGTTATAGAAAGGGGGAAACTCCAAACCCTTGTGCATATTGTAATAAAACTGCTAAGTTTGTTTATCTTTTTAATGAAATGCAAAAAAACAATGCAAAGTATATTGCTACAGGTCATTATGCAAAAATCATTGAGAAGAATGGGAAAAAATATATCGGCAAAGCAACAAATTTACAAAAAGACCAATCCTACTATTTAGCTTTATTAGATAGTTTTCAGATTAGTTTATTGAAATTCCCTTTAAGTGAGATTGATTCAAAAGATGAAACAAGACAAATTGCTAAAGAGATAGGTTTGCCAGTTTCAGAAAAAAAGGATAGTCAAGAAGTTTGTTTTTTATGTGGTAGGAATTACAGAGAGTTCTTGTCAGAAAAGGTGGATAGTAAAAGGTTTAAAAAAGGGTATATGATTTATAATGGTAAAAAATTAAGAGAACACGAGGGGGTTGAGTTTTATACAGTAGGTCAAAGAAGAGGTCTTGGATTAAACTATCATGAGCCCTTATATGTCAAAGAAATTGATGCTAAAAAGGGTAATATTTATCTTGCTAAAAAAGAAGAAGTGGTTAAAAGAGGGGTGAAATTAAGAGATGTTAATATGGTAGATGATAGGTTACGGGTTTTTAAAGCTAAGGCAAAGATAAGGTATAGAATGAATGAAGAGGATTGTTTGGTGGAAATATTACCAGAAAGTAAGGCTTTAATCTTGTTTGAAAAGCCACAATTTGCTCCAACTAAAGGCCAATTAGCAGCAATTTATTTAGATGATATAGTTGTTGGTGGAGGGTTTATCTATGAAACATTTTAA
- a CDS encoding metallophosphoesterase, translated as MPKIAIISDSHDNLLNLEKCVKYLNDIKVDFLFHCGDIVSPFSLKILNELNCDYRAVFGNNDGEWLLLNQVSKGKIFKPPYYFELFNKKFILFHEGDIANYIDDSIDYVFYGHTHKTYFEKKGSQLIVNPGSLAGYLTDKPTFATLDLESNMLEIINVDTI; from the coding sequence TTGCCTAAAATAGCTATAATTTCAGACTCACATGATAATTTGTTAAATCTTGAAAAGTGTGTTAAATATTTAAATGACATAAAAGTAGATTTTTTGTTTCATTGTGGTGATATTGTTTCACCCTTTTCATTAAAAATTTTAAATGAATTAAATTGTGATTACAGAGCAGTTTTTGGGAATAATGATGGGGAATGGCTATTATTAAATCAGGTAAGTAAAGGTAAAATATTTAAACCACCTTACTATTTTGAATTGTTCAATAAAAAATTTATACTATTTCACGAAGGTGATATCGCTAACTATATAGATGACTCGATAGATTATGTTTTTTATGGACATACCCACAAAACTTATTTTGAGAAAAAAGGTTCTCAACTCATTGTAAATCCTGGAAGTTTAGCAGGTTATCTAACTGATAAACCTACTTTTGCAACTTTAGATTTAGAAAGCAACATGTTGGAAATTATTAATGTTGATACTATCTGA